In the genome of Pediococcus claussenii ATCC BAA-344, one region contains:
- a CDS encoding phosphoglycerate kinase: protein MAKLTVSDLDVNDKKVLMRVDFNVPVKDGVIGDDNRIVAALPTIKYIIENNGKAILFSHLGRIKTEEDKKALTLRPVAQRLSDLLDKPVTFVPVTRGQQLEDAVSKMKDGDVLLFENTRFEDLDGKKESGNDPELGQYWASLGDMFVNDAFGTAHRAHASNVGVAEAMKAAGKPVAAGYLMEKEIKFLGEAVDDPKHPFVAILGGAKVSDKIGVIDHLLDKADKVIIGGGMTYTFYAAKGMTIGNSLVEKDKIDVAKEILAKGGDKIVLPVDSVIAEKFDNDVPNKVVEGDIPDGYMALDIGPKSIAEFEDVLKDAKTVVWNGPMGVFEMSNYAKGTLEIGKFLGTLSDATTIVGGGDSTAAVKQLGVGDQLTHISTGGGASLEYLEGKELPGIAAISNK from the coding sequence GTGGCTAAGTTAACTGTTTCTGATTTAGATGTTAATGATAAAAAAGTTCTTATGCGTGTGGACTTTAATGTCCCTGTAAAAGATGGTGTAATTGGCGATGACAACCGTATTGTGGCTGCTCTTCCAACTATCAAATACATCATTGAAAATAATGGAAAGGCAATCTTGTTCTCTCATCTTGGTCGTATCAAGACTGAAGAAGACAAAAAAGCTTTGACACTTCGTCCTGTTGCACAACGTCTTTCTGACTTACTTGACAAGCCAGTTACGTTTGTACCAGTAACTCGTGGACAACAACTTGAAGATGCAGTTTCAAAAATGAAAGACGGCGACGTACTTTTATTTGAAAACACTCGTTTTGAAGATCTTGATGGTAAGAAGGAAAGTGGAAACGATCCTGAATTAGGTCAATATTGGGCATCTCTTGGCGATATGTTCGTTAATGATGCATTTGGTACTGCTCACCGTGCTCATGCTTCAAATGTCGGCGTTGCTGAAGCAATGAAGGCTGCTGGCAAACCAGTTGCTGCTGGTTACTTGATGGAAAAAGAAATCAAGTTTTTGGGTGAAGCTGTTGATGATCCAAAGCATCCATTTGTTGCAATTCTTGGTGGAGCAAAAGTTTCTGACAAGATTGGTGTAATCGATCACTTACTTGATAAAGCTGATAAAGTTATTATTGGTGGTGGTATGACATATACTTTCTACGCTGCTAAGGGAATGACAATCGGTAACTCACTTGTTGAAAAAGATAAGATCGACGTTGCTAAAGAAATCCTTGCAAAGGGTGGCGATAAAATCGTTCTCCCTGTTGACAGTGTAATTGCTGAAAAATTTGATAACGATGTTCCTAACAAAGTTGTTGAAGGCGATATTCCTGATGGTTACATGGCTCTTGACATTGGACCTAAATCAATTGCTGAATTCGAAGATGTTTTGAAGGATGCTAAGACTGTTGTATGGAATGGACCAATGGGTGTATTTGAAATGAGTAACTATGCTAAGGGAACTCTTGAAATTGGTAAGTTCCTTGGTACATTATCAGATGCTACAACAATTGTTGGTGGTGGTGATTCAACTGCTGCTGTTAAGCAATTGGGCGTTGGCGATCAGTTGACACATATTTCAACTGGTGGTGGTGCATCACTTGAATACCTTGAAGGTAAAGAATTACCTGGTATTGCTGCTATTTCAAACAAATAA
- the tpiA gene encoding triose-phosphate isomerase codes for MRTPIIAGNWKMNKNPEETQAFLEAIKGKLPDANVVESVIAAPAIDLNALVWFSKDENLKTAAENSYFEDEGAFTGETSPKALSEMGVDYVVIGHSERRQYFHETDEDINKKAKAIFRNNMTPIVCCGETLEQREAGETNDFVAGQITNALKDLSADQVASLVIAYEPIWAIGTGKTATSDQAQEVCHVVRETVAKLYNDEVAGKVRIQYGGSVKPANIVELMGKEDIDGGLVGGASLDPESFLQLVNYKG; via the coding sequence TTGCGTACTCCAATTATTGCTGGAAACTGGAAAATGAACAAAAACCCTGAAGAAACACAGGCTTTCTTAGAAGCTATCAAGGGTAAGTTACCGGATGCTAACGTCGTTGAATCTGTAATTGCAGCCCCTGCAATTGATTTAAACGCTTTGGTTTGGTTCTCTAAAGACGAAAACTTAAAGACTGCTGCTGAAAACAGTTACTTTGAAGATGAAGGTGCTTTTACTGGTGAAACTAGTCCTAAAGCTCTTTCAGAAATGGGTGTTGATTACGTTGTGATTGGACATTCAGAACGTCGTCAATATTTCCATGAAACTGACGAAGATATTAACAAGAAGGCTAAGGCTATTTTTCGTAACAACATGACTCCAATCGTGTGCTGTGGCGAAACTTTGGAACAACGTGAAGCTGGCGAAACAAATGATTTTGTCGCTGGTCAAATCACGAATGCTTTAAAGGATCTTTCTGCAGACCAAGTTGCTTCACTTGTAATTGCCTACGAACCAATTTGGGCAATCGGTACTGGTAAAACAGCTACAAGTGACCAAGCACAAGAAGTATGTCACGTAGTTCGTGAAACAGTTGCAAAACTTTACAACGACGAAGTTGCTGGTAAGGTTCGTATTCAATATGGTGGTAGTGTTAAGCCTGCTAACATTGTTGAATTAATGGGCAAGGAAGACATTGATGGTGGACTTGTTGGTGGTGCATCACTTGATCCAGAATCATTCCTTCAATTAGTTAACTATAAGGGTTAA